The proteins below come from a single Sphingomonas carotinifaciens genomic window:
- a CDS encoding peptidylprolyl isomerase, producing MLSFFRRIINSKAGVIVTFIVLGVIAIAFAAGDVSNVTSMGGGIGGAQVAKVGDAKVGNAELRQAVNAEVEAYRREQPTLDVATFIAQGGLDGTLQRIVNGMALEEFGHDQGMVVSRRAVDGQIASIPALRGPNGQFDPTLYQRILADRKMTDQQVRTDIARELIGQQLIAPTQGATQMPQQLALPYASLLLEKRAGQIGFIPLTAVGTGAAPTPAEIQSFYGRNLSRYTLPERRTVRYAVVSPQAVAARVTPTDAEIAAYFRSNQSSYAASEKRTVTQVIVADQAGANALAAKVKGGTALAAAAQAAGLEPSTQEGVDKAAYAATTSAAVADAVFAASQGAVVGPLRGTLGFVVARVDAVTQVPARTLQQVRADIVDTLTKQKSAAALADLRNKVEDALADNATFDEVVGDQKLQAQALPAVTAQGQAPDAPAFQPSAEQRTMITAAFTAEDGDAPQVVPLGQDGGFAVVAVGQVVPSAPRPLMQVQNAVIADLKADRARAAARKVANDVLARVNKGAALGAALGQTGLSLPAIRPIAAARAQLAAAQQTPAAAPLALLFSMKQGTTKTLQSPGGDGWYVIKLDRIDRGDASNTPDAVRAARADIGRLQGREYVEQFVRAVSRNVGVKIDTGNVAAVRNELVNGSSSNN from the coding sequence ATGCTCAGTTTCTTCCGCCGGATCATCAATTCCAAGGCCGGTGTCATCGTCACCTTCATCGTCCTGGGGGTGATCGCGATCGCCTTTGCGGCGGGTGACGTGTCGAACGTCACCAGCATGGGGGGCGGCATCGGTGGAGCGCAGGTCGCCAAGGTCGGCGATGCCAAGGTCGGCAATGCCGAGCTGCGCCAGGCGGTCAACGCCGAGGTGGAGGCGTATCGCCGCGAACAGCCGACGCTCGATGTCGCGACCTTTATCGCTCAGGGCGGGCTCGACGGCACGCTGCAGCGGATCGTCAACGGCATGGCGCTGGAGGAATTCGGCCATGACCAGGGCATGGTCGTCTCGCGCCGCGCGGTCGACGGCCAGATCGCCTCGATCCCGGCGCTGCGCGGGCCCAATGGCCAGTTCGATCCCACGCTTTACCAGCGCATCCTGGCCGACCGGAAGATGACCGATCAGCAGGTGCGCACCGACATCGCCCGCGAACTGATCGGCCAGCAGCTTATCGCCCCCACCCAGGGCGCGACGCAGATGCCGCAGCAACTGGCGCTCCCTTATGCCTCGCTGTTGCTCGAAAAGCGCGCCGGCCAGATCGGCTTCATCCCGCTGACCGCGGTCGGCACCGGTGCCGCGCCCACGCCCGCGGAGATCCAGAGCTTCTACGGCCGCAACCTGTCGCGCTACACCCTGCCGGAGCGTCGCACGGTGCGCTACGCCGTGGTTTCGCCGCAGGCGGTCGCCGCGCGCGTCACCCCGACCGATGCCGAGATCGCCGCCTATTTCCGGTCCAACCAGTCCAGCTACGCCGCCAGCGAGAAGCGCACCGTCACCCAGGTCATCGTCGCCGACCAGGCCGGTGCGAATGCGCTTGCCGCCAAGGTGAAGGGCGGCACCGCGCTTGCCGCCGCCGCACAGGCCGCCGGGCTGGAGCCCTCCACGCAGGAAGGCGTCGACAAGGCCGCCTATGCCGCGACCACCTCCGCCGCGGTCGCCGATGCGGTCTTTGCTGCGTCGCAGGGCGCGGTCGTCGGCCCCTTGCGCGGTACGCTCGGCTTCGTCGTCGCGCGCGTCGATGCCGTCACCCAGGTGCCGGCGCGCACGCTGCAACAGGTTCGCGCCGACATCGTCGACACGCTGACCAAGCAGAAGTCCGCCGCCGCGCTCGCCGACCTGCGCAACAAGGTCGAGGATGCGCTGGCCGACAATGCCACCTTTGACGAGGTCGTCGGCGACCAGAAGCTGCAGGCACAGGCGCTCCCCGCCGTCACCGCGCAGGGGCAGGCGCCCGACGCCCCCGCCTTCCAGCCCTCGGCCGAACAGCGCACCATGATCACCGCCGCCTTCACCGCCGAGGATGGCGATGCGCCGCAGGTGGTGCCGCTCGGCCAGGATGGCGGCTTCGCCGTCGTCGCCGTCGGTCAGGTCGTGCCCTCCGCCCCCCGCCCGCTGATGCAGGTGCAGAACGCCGTCATCGCCGACCTCAAGGCCGATCGCGCCCGCGCCGCGGCCCGCAAGGTGGCGAACGACGTGCTGGCCCGCGTCAACAAGGGTGCAGCGCTTGGTGCCGCACTCGGCCAGACCGGGCTGTCGCTTCCCGCCATCCGCCCGATCGCCGCCGCGCGTGCGCAGCTGGCCGCGGCGCAGCAGACGCCGGCCGCCGCGCCCCTCGCGCTGTTGTTCAGCATGAAGCAGGGCACCACTAAGACGCTGCAATCGCCCGGCGGCGACGGCTGGTACGTCATCAAGCTGGACCGGATCGACCGTGGCGACGCCTCGAACACCCCGGACGCCGTCCGCGCCGCCCGCGCCGACATCGGCCGTCTTCAGGGCCGCGAATATGTTGAACAGTTTGTCCGCGCGGTCAGCAGGAATGTCGGCGTGAAGATCGATACCGGCAACGTCGCGGCGGTGCGCAACGAGCTGGTGAACGGGAGCAGCTCCAATAACTGA
- the trpE gene encoding anthranilate synthase component I: MTDPVSALASGRPALIWRRQVADTETPVAAALKLIEPGRGDFLLESVEGGATRGRHSLIGLAPDLVFRAHGKAAAINRHWATDRDAFADCAQDTLAALRTLVAECRADVPEGLPRALACLVGYFGYETVGLVEDLPQPASDPLGLPDMIFVRPTVILVFDRLADALFLVAPAWPDATRDAAAIVADAESRLDAVAARLAATPLPAPVRADLDEPAYTPALAPGRYGEMVARAKDYIVAGDIFQVVLAQRFETPFALPPFELYRSLRRINPSPFLYHLDLPGFSLIGSSPEILVRVRDGDVTIRPIAGTRPRGRTAAEDEANRTSLLADPKERAEHLMLLDLGRNDTGRASAPGSVRVTDSYTVELYSHVMHIVSNVVGTLAPEKDALDALFAGFPAGTVSGAPKVRACQIIAELEPERRGAYAGGVGYFSPDGSMDSCIVLRTAVVKDGMIHVQAGAGIVADSDPAYEQRECEAKAGAILAAAREAVARAAESGFGQ, from the coding sequence ATAACTGATCCCGTCTCCGCGCTCGCCTCCGGCCGGCCGGCGCTGATCTGGCGCCGGCAGGTCGCGGATACCGAGACGCCGGTCGCCGCCGCCCTGAAGCTGATCGAGCCCGGCCGCGGCGATTTCCTGCTCGAATCGGTGGAGGGCGGCGCGACCCGCGGCCGCCACAGCCTGATCGGCCTTGCCCCCGATCTCGTCTTCCGCGCGCATGGGAAGGCCGCCGCGATCAACCGCCACTGGGCGACCGACCGCGACGCGTTCGCGGATTGCGCGCAGGATACGCTGGCGGCGCTCCGCACGCTGGTCGCCGAATGCCGCGCCGACGTGCCGGAGGGGCTGCCCCGCGCGCTGGCCTGCCTTGTCGGCTATTTCGGCTATGAAACCGTGGGGTTGGTGGAGGATCTGCCTCAGCCGGCGAGCGACCCGCTCGGCCTGCCGGACATGATCTTCGTCCGCCCCACCGTCATCCTCGTCTTCGACCGTCTCGCCGACGCGCTGTTCCTCGTCGCCCCGGCCTGGCCCGACGCCACCCGCGACGCCGCCGCCATCGTCGCCGATGCGGAGAGCCGCCTCGATGCGGTCGCCGCGCGCCTTGCCGCCACGCCGCTGCCGGCGCCCGTTCGCGCCGATCTCGACGAGCCCGCCTACACCCCCGCGCTCGCCCCCGGCCGCTACGGGGAAATGGTCGCCCGCGCGAAGGACTATATCGTCGCCGGCGACATCTTTCAGGTCGTGCTGGCCCAGCGGTTCGAGACGCCGTTTGCGCTCCCCCCCTTCGAACTCTACCGCAGCCTGCGCCGCATCAACCCCTCCCCCTTCCTCTATCATCTTGATCTACCCGGTTTTTCGCTGATCGGCTCCAGCCCCGAGATCCTCGTGCGCGTCCGCGACGGCGACGTCACCATCCGCCCCATCGCCGGCACCCGCCCGCGCGGCAGGACCGCCGCGGAGGACGAGGCGAACCGCACCAGCCTGCTCGCCGATCCGAAGGAACGGGCCGAACATCTGATGCTGCTCGATCTCGGCCGCAACGATACCGGCCGCGCCTCCGCACCGGGCAGCGTGCGCGTGACGGACAGCTACACGGTCGAACTCTACAGCCATGTGATGCACATCGTGTCGAACGTGGTCGGCACGCTGGCACCCGAAAAGGATGCGCTCGACGCGCTGTTCGCCGGCTTCCCCGCCGGCACGGTCAGCGGTGCGCCAAAGGTCCGCGCCTGCCAGATCATTGCCGAGCTCGAACCCGAACGCCGCGGTGCCTATGCCGGCGGCGTCGGCTATTTTTCGCCCGACGGATCGATGGACAGCTGCATCGTGCTGCGCACCGCGGTGGTGAAGGACGGCATGATCCACGTCCAGGCCGGCGCGGGCATCGTCGCCGACTCCGACCCCGCCTATGAACAGCGCGAGTGCGAGGCCAAGGCCGGCGCCATCCTTGCCGCCGCCCGCGAGGCGGTCGCCCGCGCGGCGGAAAGCGGTTTCGGGCAGTAG
- the tpiA gene encoding triose-phosphate isomerase produces the protein MTRRKLVAGNWKMNGSLAALGELDAIAAAADAAPGVDVAVAVPATLIGPAAARVPGLAIGAEDVHERDAGAHTGCISAAMVAEVGASFTIVGHSERRADQGETSQDAWAKAAAAHRQGLSVILCCGETEAERNAGRAERVVQAQIEKSVPDNADGSWFTLAYEPRWAIGTGRTPTLEEIGSIHAIARAKLRMLIGDAADGVRILYGGSVTGENAATILAVDDVDGALVGGASLTAAKFVPIIEAAAGV, from the coding sequence ATGACGCGGCGCAAACTGGTGGCGGGCAACTGGAAGATGAACGGATCGCTGGCCGCGCTCGGCGAGCTGGACGCGATCGCGGCGGCAGCGGATGCGGCGCCGGGGGTCGATGTCGCGGTGGCGGTGCCGGCCACGCTGATCGGGCCGGCGGCGGCGCGCGTACCGGGTCTGGCGATCGGCGCCGAGGACGTGCACGAGCGCGATGCGGGCGCGCATACCGGCTGCATCTCGGCGGCGATGGTGGCGGAGGTGGGCGCCAGCTTCACCATCGTCGGCCATTCCGAGCGGCGGGCCGATCAGGGCGAGACGAGCCAGGATGCGTGGGCCAAGGCGGCGGCGGCGCACCGGCAGGGCCTGAGCGTCATCCTGTGCTGCGGCGAGACGGAGGCCGAGCGCAACGCGGGTCGCGCCGAACGCGTGGTGCAGGCGCAGATCGAGAAGTCGGTGCCCGACAATGCGGACGGCAGCTGGTTCACCCTCGCCTATGAGCCGCGTTGGGCGATCGGGACGGGCCGCACCCCGACGCTGGAGGAGATCGGATCGATCCACGCGATCGCGCGCGCCAAGCTGCGCATGCTGATCGGCGATGCGGCGGACGGGGTGCGCATCCTGTACGGCGGATCGGTGACGGGGGAGAATGCCGCGACGATCCTGGCGGTGGACGATGTGGACGGCGCGCTGGTCGGGGGTGCGAGTTTGACGGCGGCGAAGTTCGTGCCGATCATCGAGGCGGCGGCGGGGGTTTGA